In Oxalobacteraceae bacterium OTU3CINTB1, the sequence CCTTGCCGCTGGGCCAGGCGCAAGTACTGGAACGCCGACAGGTAATCGATGTGCCTGCCGGTGCCTTCGATGTGATCGAACACCGCACCTACACTGTGGCGTGCTGCTGCGGTCAGCGGCACGACAGCGCGTTTCCTCTTGAGGTAACAGAGACGGTGTCGCACGGGGACTGCATCACGCGCCGGTGCTCTGCGCCGATGAATCGGGCATGCGCGTGGACGGCAACCTGCATTGGATGCACGTGGCGGCCACCGCTCGCTGACCTGGTATGGAATGCACGAAATGCGCGGCGTGGTCGCCATCTATGACCGCATGAGCGCGGTGCATGTGCGGATGGACGACGAAAAGCTGAAGATCAGCAACCCGGGTGGCCTGATGGACGGAGTGACGCTGGCGAACTTGAGGGGCGCCGAGGGCGTCGCCGGTGGCAAGGGCTCGCGCGGAGGCGGCGATCAAAGAGTCCATGGCGAGAGCATACACGCGCCGCGATTGATTTCGCCGAATCGATGGCGTTACACTAGCTGCGGCGCATCGCCACTCGACTTCAATAGACTAAAGGCCTAGAAAATGTTCAGTCATGTGATGATCGGTTCGAATGATATCGAACGTTCCAAACGGTTTTACGACGCCGTGCTTGGCGTCCTGGGCGCGGGTGAGCCGTTCCGCAATACCGCAGCTACCGGCCATGAGCGGCTTTTTTATCGACACGATGGAAATACCTTCGTCATTACCCAGCCGATCAATGGCGAGCAGGCGAGTTGCGCGAATGGCGGCACGATTGGTTTCAAATGCAACTCTCCTGAGCAGGTGCGGGAATTTCACGACGTGGCCGTCGCGCATGGCGGCAAGTCGTGCGAGGAGCCGCCGGGCCTGCGTGACGGCAGCTTGGGGGCGATGCATCTGGCTTATGTTCGCGATCCGGACGGGAACAAGCTGTGTGCGCTGTATCGCGTTAAGTAGCTGGACCTACCCACCACAGCCTCGATTTGATGCTTCCGTGCTGCCAAACCTCTAGCGTTAAGTGCGCTCCCAAGCGCCTAAATAATGTAAGATCATTTTGATAACTTACTTCACTAGGGAGAATACCGGATGAAACGCAATGCCATCATAGGCGCCATGATCGTGGCCGCAGCACTCGCGGCTTGCAAAAAGCATGAGAAGGTCGAGGAGGCGCCGGTTGTCGCCGCGCCCGTGCCTGTCACCGCGCCCGACCCCGCCGACGCAGGCAAGGTTCCGGCGGCCGAGCAGACCGACGAACAGCGCGAGGCAGCCAAGAAGCAGGCGCTGCTGGCCTACGGCGTGATGGAGGATAAATACATCAACGATCCGCGCGCGCAGTGGGCGACGGAAGCCAAGGCCAGCTCGGTCTTCGGCGACCAGGACGGCAAGACGCCGTCCGATTCGAATCTGGCCAAGAACGCGGTCGGTCCGAGCGATGGCAATACGTGGACCAATAACCATATCGATCAGGGTTTCGATTGGCTGGAGACCACGTTCGCGACGCCGGTCAACGCGACCGAGGTGCGCTTCGTGCTGCCGAGCGGGCAGGGCGTGGAGGCGGTTAACAAGGTGGAGTTGCAGGACACCGACGGCAAGTGGAATACCGTGTGGGAAGGCGTGAGCGATGTGAAGAAAGACGATCGCGGCAACCGTACTTGGTTCGTGAAGACTTTCAGCAAGACCGCGTACAAGGCCAAGGCGGTGAAGGTGACTTACGCGAACAACCTGCAGCATGACTATAAGGTCATCGATGCGGTGCAATTGGTGGGTGATAAGTAATCGTGTGATCGGTGGGCCGCTGGCGGCGCATGCATGGCGGATTACGCTTCGCTAATCCGCCCTACGTGGTTTAGATTGGCTCGTCGGCCGTCGGTCTTCGTTATAGATTGTCGGCGGCGCGGCGCTTGTCGGGCTCGTTGAGCACGCGGGCGATGACCGGGAGCGGGACGCCGGCGTCCTCCAGGAATATGGCGGCGGCTTCACGGCCGTCGGTCTCAAGCATGGCGATGCCGGCGTGCACGGCGATGGCCTTGGCGCGGTCGGGTCGGGAACGTCGTTCTATCATCATATGGCCTCCTGTCGTTAAGAAGACAGTATCACAAAAGCAATGGCCTTGCGCGCACCCACCGCACGCCGGCACATGCCTGCGGCGGCCGTTACGCGCTCTTGCGGGCGAAGCTGGCGCGCATGTCGCACGCGGTGCCGATGGCGCGCAGGATTTCTTCCATGCCGGCCGGTTTGGTGATGTGCTGGTCGAAGCCGGCATCGTGCGTGCGCTGGCGCGTGCCCTTGTCGCCCCAGGCGGTGAAGGCGACCAGCGCGAGGTTGCTGAATTCCGGCTGCGCGCGCAAGGCGGCGGCGACCTGGAAGCCGTCCATGACCGGCATGCCCAGGTCTAGCAGGATGACGTCGGGCGCGAAATCCTTTGCGCTCTGCAATCCCTCGGCGCCGCTGTAGGCGACGGCGGTGTGGTAGCCGTACAGGTCGAGCAACTCTGCCGCGACGTCGGCCGCCTGGCTGTTGTCGTCGATAATGAGTATGCGTTTGGTGGAAGTGGACTGGTCCATGATATCGATCGAAAAAGTGGGCAACTGGAGCGTTGCGTCTTTCGGCTGGGGCCAGGCCGGGTTTGGTTGCGCGTGCGTTGAATCTGGGCACGGCGGGGAGGAAGAGAATTGCTTTCCTGAACCAGATTATAGGGCTAAACCAGTATCTGAAGGCAAGGTATTTAACATTTCTGTGCGTATATGCGGCTCTATTTCTTGAATAATTGCATAGTCGTCACCACTTGAGTTCAGATCCAATATCGAAAAGGAATGATGATGACGATTGAGAAAGCCATTCTGGCCGGCGGTTGTTTTTGGGGCATGCAGGATTTGATCCGTAAAATGCCGGGCGTCGAAACCACGCGCGTCGGTTATAGCGGCGGCGACGTGCCCAATGCAACGTATCGCAATCACGGCACGCATGCCGAGGCGATCGAGATTCATTTCGATCCATCGGTGATCAGCTACCGAAAAATCCTGGAATTCTTTTTCCAGATTCACGATCCGAGCACCGCTAATCGCCAGGGCAACGATGTGGGTATGAGTTATCGTTCGGCTATTTTCTATGTCGACGACCAACAAAAAGCGACGGCCGAGGACACCATCGCCGATGTGAACGCGTCCGGCTTGTGGCCTGGCAAAGTGGTGACCGAGCTGGCGCCGGCAGGTCCATTCTGGGAGGCGGAACCCGAGCACCAGGATTACCTGGAGCGTATTCCCAACGGCTACACCTGCCACTACGTCCGTCCGGACTGGCGGCTGCCGAAGCGCTGATACTGCCTGTAGTTGTTTTTTGATTGGTAAAACTACTTTAAAAACAGCTACTTGGGAATCGGAAGGTATACGGAAGGTGGTATTCCCGGTTGGTCGCTACAGTGCATCCATGCATTGCGTCCACCGGAGAGTACATCATGAGTCAACTATTTACCGCCGTTTATGAAGTCAACAGCCCCGTCGATGGCGGTCCGACCTTGCGGTTGAATCTTGTCGTCGACGGGCGCAACGATAGCGTCGTCGGCCACGTTCAGCTGGATGATTTTTCCGGCGCCAGCAAGGCGATCTCGGTGCGCGGCCATCACGTCGAAATCGACGGCGAACAGCCCATGCAGGCCATCGTGCTTGCCGGTACGCCGACGATCTTTCCATGCAAGGACGAAGACCCGAGCGCTTTTCAATTGCTGATGGTATTGCCGACGGCCTGGAAAGATGGCCAGGTTTGCTACAAAATGAGTTTCGGTAAACACTCGCCACGGGTTCTGGAAATCCACGACGGTATTGCGCGCGCCGTGATGCAAGTCGCGAATTAATCCGGTTATATTCACACCCGCTTTAGTACCACTTTTTTATCCCGCCCAATTGGTACTCGCCGATAAACAAAGCGTTTATCCGCAGGTACTCTTTTGCCAGTTTCATGCCCAGATAAGGCATCTCGTCGACGTCGTTAGTGGGCGCTTACTATCTGTGTCGTGACTGCTATGGTTCATTTCTCCGGAGACTGTTTTCCTTGCGCAATTGGTATTAGAGTGGATGCAATTATTAAAACCACTTGACTACCAATTCTTTCGGTTCCATCCTGAAAAAACAAGAAAAGCATAGATCACCCACCCGAAGGAGAGATGATGGAACATGCAGTGAAGGGGAATGCGGCCGTGATGGGCCTGATCGCCGGCATGCTGGCGGCGTGCGGCGGGGGAAGCGACACCCCCGCTTCCGATACATCGAACAAGTTGCTGGCGGCGGTGCAAACCGCTGCGGCGGCCGCCGATAGTTGTCCGGCCTGGTCGTCCACGGCGATTTACACGGTCGATATGTGCGTGATCTACAACGGCGCCGTCTACAAGGCCAAGTGGTGGACGCAGAATAACGTCCCAGGCACGGAGCAGTGGGGACCTTGGGCTTTGCAAACCACCACGCCGACACCGACGCCCACTCCAACGCCGACGCCCACCCCGACACCCACTCCAACACCAACCCCGACGCCCACCCCAACACCTACTCCAACGCCCACGCCCACGCCAGTCCCTGGCGGCCGTGAAATCGGCTCCTACTTCGCGCAATGGGGCGTCTACGGCCGCAGTTACGAAGTGGCCGACATCCACACCACCAAAACGCCGGTCAACGGTGTGCAGACCAGCGTCGCCGACCAGCTCACGTTCATCAACTACGCCTTCGCCAATACCTATGCCAAGAACGGCGGCTATGAATGCGACATGGTGACCAAGGCCGAAACCGGCGGATCGAATCCCGGTTCGCCGGACGCCGGCACCGGCGGCGATGCCTACGCCGATTATCAGCGCTCGCCGGCGCGCACCGTCAACGGTCAGGCCGTGCCGTGGGATGCGCCGTTGAGCGGCAACTTCCTGCAACTGAAGCTGCTCAAGGCCGCGCACCCGAACCTGAAGATCTTCATTTCGCTGGGCGGCTGGAGCTGGTCGAAGAACTTCTCGGCGGCCGCCAAGACCGACGCGCTGCGCAAGCAGCTGGCCAAGTCCTGCGTGAAGATGTTCATCGCAGGCGACCTGCCGGTCCAGGATGGACGCGGCGGCGCGGGCGCGGCCAAAGGTGTGTTCGATGGTATCGACATCGACTGGGAATACCCGGGCGGTGGCGGCCAGACCTACAACACCGTCGACACGGTCAACGACAAGCGCAACTTCACCTTGCTGATGGCCGAATTCCGCGCGCAGCTCGACGCGCAGGGCGCCATCGACGGCAAGCGCTATGCGCTGACGGCGGCCATCGGCGCGGGCGGCGAGAAAATCGCCCAGACCGAACCGGCGCTGTACGGCCAGTACATGGACTGGGTCAACCTGATGACCTATGACTTCCACGGCGGATGGGAATCGACCACCAACTTCCACGCGCCGCTGTACCACGATCCGGCCGATCCATCGACCGGCAATCTGGCCAAGTACAACAGCCACGATTCGATCACCGCGCTGGTGGCGGCAGGCATGCCGCGCAATAAGATCCTGCTCGGCGTGCCGTTCTACGGACGCGGATGGAAAGGCGTGGCGGCTGGACCGAACGGCAACGGCCTGTATCAAAGCACCGGCGGCGCGGCGGCCGGCGCCTACGAGGCGGGGATCGACGACTACAAGGTGTTGATTAACAAAACCGGGTCGCGCTGGTATCATCCGGTGACAAAGCAGCTGTACCTCTACACCGGCAGCGGTGAGTGGTGGAGCTACGACGACCCCACCGTAATCGCGACCAAGATGCAGTACGTGCGCGATCAAAACCTGCGCGGCGCCTTCTCCTGGGAGTTGGACGGCGACGCCAACGGCGCCCTCACCAACGCCGTCTGGATAGGAAGATAAGCGATGACGCGCCATGCAACCGTTGCACCCGTAGCTGTCAACGACGCATGGCGCACCTGGATCGCCGAGAACCTGATGCTGGGCGGCCGGCCGGAAGGCCTGGTCGGTATTCTGATCCAGTCCGGCGTCAGCGAGCACGAGGCGCTGGCGGAGGTCGACGCTGCGCTGCGCAGCCCTTACGTCAAGGGTGCGTCGCGCTTGCACAATCGGCTGGCGAAGCGCGACTGGGTGCTGGGCATCCAGTCGCGATTGAACCGTCTGGCGCCGACCGGGGTGCCGCGCCGCGCGCGCCTGTCCGGCGATGCCTTCCTCGAAGAGCACTACCGCAGCAACCGGCCGGTGATCATCACCGGCATGCTGGACGACTGCGTCGCCTGCACCAAATGGACGTTCGATTATTTGAGCGGGCATCTGGGCGAGCGCGAGGTGGAGGTGCAGTTCGGCCGCGACGCCGATCCGAATTACGAATTGAACAGCCAGGCGCACAAACGCCGCATGCCTTTTGGCGAATACGTGGAACTGGTGCGCGCCAGTGGCCGCAGCAACGATTTCTACATGACCGCCAATAACGACGAGAGAAACCGCGAGGCGCTGCGGGAGCTGATGGCCGACCTGCCGCCGCTGGCCGAGTATCTGAACGACGAGCGGCGCGGCTTTTTCTGGTTCGGGCCGGCCGGCACGCTCACGCCGTTTCACCACGACCTGACCAACAATTTCATGATCCAAATCGCTGGCCGCAAGCGCGTGCGCTTGATCGCGCCGTGCGATATTCCCCATCTGTATAACCAGCGGCACTGCTTTACGCCGGTCGACGGGCGCGCCATCGATCTCCAGCGCTTTCCCATGATGGCGAACGTGCCGGTGATCGACTGCGTGCTGGCGCCGGGAGAGATCCTGTTCCTGCCGGTCGGCTGGTGGCATTTCGTCGAGGCGCTCGATGTCACCATCACCATCTCAACCACCCATTTCAGGTGGGACAACGACTTCTATTCGGACTACCCCGCCAACCGCGATTTTTGATCCGCAGCTGGCGCGCGGATTGCGCCGCCCGCGGAAAACCGATATCGTTGAGCCATCCGCCAACGCCTGTCGACTTACCGATGATCAGACCCGCCACACCGGACGATGCCAGCGCCATCGTCGAGATCTACAACCACTACGTCGCCACCACGGTGATCAGTTTTGAAGAGCGCCCTGTCACGCCGGACGAAATGGCCGGCCGCATCCGCGACGTGATGGCAACCTTGCCCTGGCTGGTGTACGAATCCGAGGGCACCGTGCTCGGTTATGCGTATGCGACCAAATTGCGCGTGCGCAGCGCCTACCGCTATTCGGCGGAGACCAGCGTGTACGTCGCGCCGGGGCAGGGCGGCAAGGGCATCGGCTCGGCGCTGTACACAACCCTGCTGGAGGAACTGCGCGCGCGCGAAATCCACATGGCCATCGGTGGCATCGCGCAGCCCAATCCGGCCAGCGTGGCCTTGCACGAGCGCCTGGGCTTCGAAAAAGTCGCCCACTTCAAGCAGGTGGGCCGCAAGTTCGACCGCTGGATCGACATGGGCTACTGGGAGCTGCAACTCGGTTGACGGGACTTGGGCCTCGCCCTTGGAGTTGACTGCGCCGTTGACCCGTTATTGGGGCGCATCGTGCGTCGGGGCCGCCGAAAAGTTGATATGATGTGGCTTTGTTAACACCGGGTTCGCCCGCAGCCATCATGCCACAGGCCAGCATCGACACCGAATTAGCGACATGTGACAGCGAGCCTATACGCACGCCCGGCAGCATTCAGCCGCATGGCTTTTTGCTGGCGCTCTCGCCACAACTCGAGGTGCTGCAGGTCAGCGACAATCTCGCCGATTTCACCGGCATCGCGCCCGAAAAGGCGCTCGGCCGCCCGCTCACGGACGTCATCGGCGCCCGCAGCGCGCAGGCGCTTGAGCACAGCCTGCGCGGCGGCCAGTTGCGCGAGCGTCCCGCCTATATCGCCACCGTAGGCATGGAAGGCGAACCGTTCGACGTGCTGGCCCACGCCTACGACAACTTGCTGGTGCTCGAATTCGAGCGCGCGCGCGGCACCATCGACGCCGGCATCCAGCAGCTCTATCCATTGGTGGGCGATTTCCTCAACAAGATCACCGACGCCGACACCATCGTCGAATTGTGCCAGTTGGCCGCCACCGAGATCCGCGCGCTCACCGGTTTTGGGCGGGTGCTGGTCTACAGCTTCGACGAGGAAGGCCACGGCAACGTGCTGGCCGAATGTATCGGCGAAGGCTACGACGGCTACGTCGGCCAGCGTTTCCCCGCCAGCGACATTCCGCGCCAGGCGCGCGAGCTGTATCTCGCCAACCGCATCCGCCTGATCCAGGACGCCGACTACCAGCCCTCCCGGCTGGTGCCCGACGAAAATCCGCTGACCGGCAAACCCAACGACCTCTCGTTCGCGTCGTTGCGCAGCGTTTCGCCGATCCACCTGCAATACATGCGCAACATGGGCACGATGGCGTCGATGTCGGTGTCGCTGATCGTCAAGGACAAGCTGTGGGGGCTGATTTCCTGCCACCATTCGGAGGCGCGCCACCTCAGTTTCCACCAGCGCAGCGTGTGCGAGCAGTTGGGACAAATCCTGGCGCTGCGCATCCGCAACCGGGCCGACGCCGACCAGCTGCAGTTCCGGCTGGAGGTGCGGCGCGTGATGGTCAACCTGCTGGGCGGGTTGACGCAGGGCGCGGACTTCATCGAAAACCTGCGCAGCGTGCTGCCCGAGCTGCTGCGCTTCGCGCGTGCCGGCGGCGTCGCCATCGTGGTCGACGACCGGTTGATCAGCTACGGCCACACGCCGGACGACGACCAGATCCGCAGCCTGGTGGACTGGCTCAGCGCCAACGTGCACGACGACCTGTTCCACAGCGACCGGCTCGGCACCGTTTATCCGGCAGCGGAGGCCTACACCGCCTCCGCCAGCGGTTTGATGGCGATGCAGATCTCGCGCATCCACCAGCACTACCTGCTGTGGTTCCGTCCCGAGGTGGTGTACTCGATCGACTGGGCCGGCCGCCCGGAAAAAATGGAGAAGTCCCCCGGCATGCTGTCGCCGCGCACCAGCTTCGCCAGCTGGCGCGACGAGGTGCACGGCACTTCCGCGCCGTGGCACGAGGGGGAACTGGAGCTGGCGCTGGAATTCCGCACCGCGCTGCTGGGGATCGCGCTCGAACGCGCCGAGCAGATGGCCGACCTGGCCGAGGAGCTGGGCCGGGCCAACAAGGAGCTGGAGGCGTTTTCGTATTCGGTGTCGCACGACCTGCGCGCGCCGCTGCGCCACATCGTCGGTTTCTCCGACCTGCTGATGGAGACCGCCGGCAGCGACAATCCGGAACGGCGCCAGCGCTTCCTGGTCAACATCAAGGAATCGGCGCGGCTGGCGGGCAAGCTGGTGGACGACCTGCTCAGTTTTTCGCAAATGGGCCGCGCCGCCTTGCGGCCGGTGCGCGTGCGCATGGACGATCTGGTACGCGGCTGCATCGACAAACTGGCCCCGGATACGCCTGCGCGGCGCATCGATTGGCAGGTGTCGCCACTGCCGGTCATCGTCGCCGATCCGTCGTTCCTGCAGCTGGCGTTGTACAATCTACTTTCAAACGCCGTCAAGTTCACCGCGCAGAGCGATCCGGCCGTCATACGCATCACCAGCGAGCAGCTACCCGGGGAAACCGTGTTTCACGTCGCCGACAATGGCGTCGGCTTCAACATGGATTACGCGCACAAGCTGTTTGGTGTTTTCCAGCGGCTGCACCGCATGGAGGACTTCCAGGGTACGGGCATCGGCCTGGCGAATGTACGGCGTATCGTGGAGCGCCATGGGGGCCGCGTTTGGGCGCGGTCGGCGCCTGGAGAAGGAGCGACGTTCTCCTTCGCCATACCGACCAATACCAATACAAATACCGATAAAGTTTGAGGCACGCCTATGTTAAAGCCTATCCTGCTGGTTGAAGACAACCCTCATGATCTGGAGCTGACGCTGATTGCGCTGGAACGCAGCCAATTGGCCAATGAAGTGATCGTCGTGCGCGATGGCGCCGACGCACTCGATTATCTGCACGCGCGCGGCACTTTCGCCAACCGCGAGCAGGGCAACCCCGCTGTGGTGCTGCTGGATCTGAAACTGCCGAAGGTCGACGGCCTGGAAGTGCTGGCCGAAATCCGTGGCAGCGCCACCCTGAAAAGCATCCCGGTGGTGATGTTGACGTCGTCCCGCGAGGAGCAGGACCTGATCCGCAGCTATGAGCTGGGCGTGAACGCCTACGTGGTCAAGCCGGTCGATTTCCAGGAATTTGTGCGGGCTATCGCCGACCTGGGGATTTTCTGGGCGGTGCTCAACGAGCCGCCGCCGGGATCGCACCGCTACGTCAAGCCGCAGTAGCTAGGCCGCGGTAGTCGCCACGCGTTTGCGCAGCAGGTGGCGGATGCGCGAGCTGAGGGTTTCGACGGTATAGGGTTTTTGCAGCAGATTGACCCCCGGCGGCAGTTTGCCATCGTGCGACAACACCCCTTCCGCATAGCCCGACGTGAACAGGATCTGCGTGGTCGGCAGCTTCTCGCGCACCAGTTCACTCAATTCCAGGCTGCTCACGCGGCCAGGCATCATCACGTCCGTGAACAGCAGGTCGATATGGACGCCGCCGTTGATCAGGTGCGTGGCCTGTTCGGCGTCGGCGCTGCTCAACACCTTGTAGCCCAGCGTCGACAGCATGTCGACGGTGGCGGCGCGCACCGCCTCCTCGTCTTCCACCACCAGGATCGTTTCCACGCCGCCGGTCAACGCCGGCAATGACGCGCTGTGCTCGGGTTGCGCCTGCGCCTCGCTGCGGCGCAGGTAGATCTGCACGCAGGTACCGGCGCCCAGCGTGCTTTGCAGGCAGATCTCGCCACCCGACTGTTTGACGAAACCGTAGGCCATGCTCAGTCCCAGTCCCGTGCCCTGGCCGGTTGGCTTGGTGGTGAAGAACGGTTCGAACGCCCGTTGCATGACTTCCGACGACATGCCGGAGCCGGTGTCGGCGATTTCGATCAACACGTAGTCGCCCTGGCCGTCGCCGATCTTGGATAGCTGTTCCGAGCCGGAAGGCAGGTTGCGGGCGCGGATGGTCAAGGTGCCGTCGCCGCCCATGGCGTCGCGCGCGTTGATGGCCAGGTTCAGGATCACGTTATTGAGCTGGCCGACATCGACGTCGGTGTTCCACAAGCGCGTCGCGATATCGGCGATGACCACCGCGCGCGGACCGAGCACGCGGCGCAGCATGTCGTCCATATCTGCCAGCACCGGCGTCAGGTCGACCACCGCGCTTTGCAGCGGCTGGCGGCGCGCGAATGCGAGAAGGTGCGCGGCCAGCCGCGCGCCGCGCTCGACGCCATTGAGCGCGTTCTCGATGCGCGCCATGCCTTGCGGGTTGAGGTCGCCGACCATCTGCAGCAGATGCAGGTTGCCGCTGATGATTTGCAGGACGTTGTTGAAATCGTGGGCGACGCCGCCGGTCAGCTGGCCGATCGCTTCCATTTTCTGCGCCTGGTGCAGGGCGGCCTGGCTGACCCGCAGTTCCTCTTCGCGCTGGCGCAATTCCAGGAAGGCGGCATCGCGCTG encodes:
- a CDS encoding ATP-binding protein — encoded protein: MPQASIDTELATCDSEPIRTPGSIQPHGFLLALSPQLEVLQVSDNLADFTGIAPEKALGRPLTDVIGARSAQALEHSLRGGQLRERPAYIATVGMEGEPFDVLAHAYDNLLVLEFERARGTIDAGIQQLYPLVGDFLNKITDADTIVELCQLAATEIRALTGFGRVLVYSFDEEGHGNVLAECIGEGYDGYVGQRFPASDIPRQARELYLANRIRLIQDADYQPSRLVPDENPLTGKPNDLSFASLRSVSPIHLQYMRNMGTMASMSVSLIVKDKLWGLISCHHSEARHLSFHQRSVCEQLGQILALRIRNRADADQLQFRLEVRRVMVNLLGGLTQGADFIENLRSVLPELLRFARAGGVAIVVDDRLISYGHTPDDDQIRSLVDWLSANVHDDLFHSDRLGTVYPAAEAYTASASGLMAMQISRIHQHYLLWFRPEVVYSIDWAGRPEKMEKSPGMLSPRTSFASWRDEVHGTSAPWHEGELELALEFRTALLGIALERAEQMADLAEELGRANKELEAFSYSVSHDLRAPLRHIVGFSDLLMETAGSDNPERRQRFLVNIKESARLAGKLVDDLLSFSQMGRAALRPVRVRMDDLVRGCIDKLAPDTPARRIDWQVSPLPVIVADPSFLQLALYNLLSNAVKFTAQSDPAVIRITSEQLPGETVFHVADNGVGFNMDYAHKLFGVFQRLHRMEDFQGTGIGLANVRRIVERHGGRVWARSAPGEGATFSFAIPTNTNTNTDKV
- a CDS encoding glycoside hydrolase family 18 protein translates to MADIHTTKTPVNGVQTSVADQLTFINYAFANTYAKNGGYECDMVTKAETGGSNPGSPDAGTGGDAYADYQRSPARTVNGQAVPWDAPLSGNFLQLKLLKAAHPNLKIFISLGGWSWSKNFSAAAKTDALRKQLAKSCVKMFIAGDLPVQDGRGGAGAAKGVFDGIDIDWEYPGGGGQTYNTVDTVNDKRNFTLLMAEFRAQLDAQGAIDGKRYALTAAIGAGGEKIAQTEPALYGQYMDWVNLMTYDFHGGWESTTNFHAPLYHDPADPSTGNLAKYNSHDSITALVAAGMPRNKILLGVPFYGRGWKGVAAGPNGNGLYQSTGGAAAGAYEAGIDDYKVLINKTGSRWYHPVTKQLYLYTGSGEWWSYDDPTVIATKMQYVRDQNLRGAFSWELDGDANGALTNAVWIGR
- a CDS encoding cupin-like domain-containing protein, with the protein product MTRHATVAPVAVNDAWRTWIAENLMLGGRPEGLVGILIQSGVSEHEALAEVDAALRSPYVKGASRLHNRLAKRDWVLGIQSRLNRLAPTGVPRRARLSGDAFLEEHYRSNRPVIITGMLDDCVACTKWTFDYLSGHLGEREVEVQFGRDADPNYELNSQAHKRRMPFGEYVELVRASGRSNDFYMTANNDERNREALRELMADLPPLAEYLNDERRGFFWFGPAGTLTPFHHDLTNNFMIQIAGRKRVRLIAPCDIPHLYNQRHCFTPVDGRAIDLQRFPMMANVPVIDCVLAPGEILFLPVGWWHFVEALDVTITISTTHFRWDNDFYSDYPANRDF
- the msrA gene encoding peptide-methionine (S)-S-oxide reductase MsrA produces the protein MMMTIEKAILAGGCFWGMQDLIRKMPGVETTRVGYSGGDVPNATYRNHGTHAEAIEIHFDPSVISYRKILEFFFQIHDPSTANRQGNDVGMSYRSAIFYVDDQQKATAEDTIADVNASGLWPGKVVTELAPAGPFWEAEPEHQDYLERIPNGYTCHYVRPDWRLPKR
- a CDS encoding VOC family protein, giving the protein MFSHVMIGSNDIERSKRFYDAVLGVLGAGEPFRNTAATGHERLFYRHDGNTFVITQPINGEQASCANGGTIGFKCNSPEQVREFHDVAVAHGGKSCEEPPGLRDGSLGAMHLAYVRDPDGNKLCALYRVK
- a CDS encoding response regulator translates to MNQNQSQNCSVLLIDDEAMAEDLIGYHMARQQGITLRYDNRAELAVQLCKEVDANVLLVDLRMPGADGFDVIRMLRADPHTEHLPVILLSSEDDADIKAQAFALGANDYLVKWPEARELEARIRYHCAAYQARQQRDAAFLELRQREEELRVSQAALHQAQKMEAIGQLTGGVAHDFNNVLQIISGNLHLLQMVGDLNPQGMARIENALNGVERGARLAAHLLAFARRQPLQSAVVDLTPVLADMDDMLRRVLGPRAVVIADIATRLWNTDVDVGQLNNVILNLAINARDAMGGDGTLTIRARNLPSGSEQLSKIGDGQGDYVLIEIADTGSGMSSEVMQRAFEPFFTTKPTGQGTGLGLSMAYGFVKQSGGEICLQSTLGAGTCVQIYLRRSEAQAQPEHSASLPALTGGVETILVVEDEEAVRAATVDMLSTLGYKVLSSADAEQATHLINGGVHIDLLFTDVMMPGRVSSLELSELVREKLPTTQILFTSGYAEGVLSHDGKLPPGVNLLQKPYTVETLSSRIRHLLRKRVATTAA
- a CDS encoding response regulator yields the protein MLKPILLVEDNPHDLELTLIALERSQLANEVIVVRDGADALDYLHARGTFANREQGNPAVVLLDLKLPKVDGLEVLAEIRGSATLKSIPVVMLTSSREEQDLIRSYELGVNAYVVKPVDFQEFVRAIADLGIFWAVLNEPPPGSHRYVKPQ
- a CDS encoding GNAT family N-acetyltransferase, coding for MIRPATPDDASAIVEIYNHYVATTVISFEERPVTPDEMAGRIRDVMATLPWLVYESEGTVLGYAYATKLRVRSAYRYSAETSVYVAPGQGGKGIGSALYTTLLEELRAREIHMAIGGIAQPNPASVALHERLGFEKVAHFKQVGRKFDRWIDMGYWELQLG
- a CDS encoding response regulator; translated protein: MDQSTSTKRILIIDDNSQAADVAAELLDLYGYHTAVAYSGAEGLQSAKDFAPDVILLDLGMPVMDGFQVAAALRAQPEFSNLALVAFTAWGDKGTRQRTHDAGFDQHITKPAGMEEILRAIGTACDMRASFARKSA
- a CDS encoding DUF1842 domain-containing protein; translation: MSQLFTAVYEVNSPVDGGPTLRLNLVVDGRNDSVVGHVQLDDFSGASKAISVRGHHVEIDGEQPMQAIVLAGTPTIFPCKDEDPSAFQLLMVLPTAWKDGQVCYKMSFGKHSPRVLEIHDGIARAVMQVAN